From a single Anomaloglossus baeobatrachus isolate aAnoBae1 chromosome 8, aAnoBae1.hap1, whole genome shotgun sequence genomic region:
- the TSPAN1 gene encoding tetraspanin-1, with the protein MSCFTCIKVLMVLFNLAIFLAGGTLLGVGIWVSVDSGSFLKIFGTIPNNVATQFVNVGYFMIAIGALLLILGFLGCCGAQKENKCLLITFFCIVLIILIAEIAGAVVALVYASVAESFLISVLTPVLQQDYGANQEVTKIWNNTMSEMKCCGMSNYSDFNNSTFVQSNNGHYPTQCCNDTVSTCTMQAAHDSYKPGCLKQIVNWLQSNAAIVGGVAAGICALELAALVVSMYLYCKIDKHGSIH; encoded by the exons ATGAGCTGCTTCACCTGCATCAAGGTCCTGATGGTCCTGTTCAACCTGGCCATATTT TTGGCCGGGGGCACATTGCTGGGAGTCGGTATCTGGGTGAGTGTGGACAGTGGCTCCTTCCTGAAGATATTTGGCACAATACCGAATAACGTGGCCACTCAGTTTGTCAATGTTGGCTACTTCATGATCGCTATTGGGGCGCTGCTGCTGATCCTCGGCTTCTTGGGCTGCTGTGGAGCTCAGAAAGAGAACAAATGCCTGCTGATCACG TTCTTTTGCATCGTGCTCATCATCTTAATCGCGGAGATCGCCGGCGCGGTGGTTGCTCTGGTTTATGCCTCTGTG GCAGAGAGCTTCTTGATTTCAGTTCTGACTCCAGTTCTGCAACAAGATTACGGAGCAAATCAGGAAGTGACGAAGATCTGGAACAACACTATGTCTGAG ATGAAGTGCTGTGGAATGAGCAACTACAGCGATTTCAATAATTCTACATTTGTGCAATCTAACAATGGCCACTACCCGACACAGTGCTGCAACGACACTGTCTCCACCTGCACCATGCAAGCAGCACACGACAGCTACAAACCG GGCTGCCTAAAACAAATCGTGAACTGGCTGCAGTCAAACGCCGCCATCGTGGGTGGagtggccgcagggatctgtgctctgGAG CTCGCCGCCCTGGTCGTGTCTATGTATTTATATTGCAAGATCGACAAGCATGGCTCAATCCACTGA